A genomic segment from Bradyrhizobium diazoefficiens USDA 110 encodes:
- a CDS encoding DUF2950 domain-containing protein, translating into MNVLKSLHRAALPGIMALVLLSSTAPAQQSFSTPEDAAAALASAVKGGPADILKVLGRAADDIVSSGDEVADADIRQRFTSMYDAKHSIKAEGNKKATLMLGPDDFPFPIPLVNAKSGWEFDTAEGRIEVLYRRIGRNELDAIQTALAYVDAQNEYADKDRGEGVGVYAQRIVSSPGKKDGLFWRDDSDPSPLGALAAEASAEGYKAGSAEPSPYHGYYFRILKGQGADAPGGALNYVVKGKMIGGFALIAWPAEYGNSGVMTFLVNHAGTVYQKDLGERTESIAQRTTLFDPDQTWKKVDAAKP; encoded by the coding sequence ATGAATGTTCTGAAGTCACTTCATCGCGCGGCGTTGCCAGGCATCATGGCGCTGGTACTGCTGAGTTCGACGGCGCCCGCGCAGCAATCCTTTTCTACGCCCGAGGATGCAGCGGCAGCGCTTGCCTCTGCGGTCAAGGGAGGTCCGGCCGATATTCTCAAGGTGCTCGGCAGGGCTGCTGACGACATCGTCTCGTCCGGCGACGAGGTCGCCGATGCAGACATACGCCAGCGCTTCACGTCGATGTATGATGCCAAGCATTCGATCAAGGCGGAAGGCAACAAGAAGGCCACGCTGATGCTGGGGCCGGACGACTTCCCGTTCCCAATTCCACTCGTCAATGCAAAGAGCGGCTGGGAATTCGACACGGCCGAGGGACGGATCGAGGTTCTCTATCGTCGCATCGGCCGCAACGAGCTCGACGCGATCCAGACTGCGCTCGCCTATGTCGATGCCCAGAATGAATATGCCGACAAGGATCGCGGCGAGGGCGTGGGCGTCTACGCGCAACGCATCGTCAGCAGCCCGGGCAAGAAGGACGGCCTGTTCTGGCGCGACGATAGCGACCCGAGCCCACTCGGTGCACTGGCGGCGGAAGCCTCGGCCGAAGGCTATAAGGCCGGAAGTGCAGAGCCGAGCCCATATCATGGATACTATTTCCGTATCCTGAAGGGGCAAGGGGCGGATGCGCCCGGCGGTGCTCTCAACTACGTCGTCAAGGGCAAGATGATCGGTGGCTTCGCCCTGATCGCCTGGCCAGCCGAATACGGCAATTCCGGCGTCATGACCTTCCTGGTCAATCACGCTGGTACCGTCTACCAGAAGGACTTGGGAGAGCGCACCGAATCTATCGCCCAGCGCACGACGCTGTTCGATCCGGACCAGACCTGGAAGAAGGTCGATGCCGCAAAACCCTGA
- a CDS encoding DUF3300 domain-containing protein, whose protein sequence is MLRCARTVIALALLMAIPSVASAQTADKPAAPTAQPQAASQAPPSAELLKPEQLEALVAPIALYPDELLANVLAASTYPLEVVQADRWLKEHKSLKGDALKTEVEKQAWDDSVKALASTADVLTMMSDKLDWTKSLGDAVLAQQPDVMDAIQRLRTKAYDNKKLVTTKQQKVSVQTQENKQVVVIEPAEPGTMYVPYYEPATVYGAWPYADYPPYYFGYPSYIGAGVIAGGLAFGTAWAIGRWGNYWGGGCNWGNRNVYVNHRTTNIGNGWQHNPAHRQGVRYNNTNVQQRFGNNNLKAGAADRMDFRGRDGQQVLKDRPGAGAADRAGDRAGDRTGDRAGTRDRPGGGDRAGAADRAKGSAKGGGDRAKGGGDRAKAANRGGAGAGNRAASANRGGGGSRGGAMNVSSGRAAAAASARGRSSMASMPRGGGGASFAGRGGGGMSAGGGFRGGGGGRGGGGGRRSDIALKHDVVLLGYLANGLGYYRFSYLGSHKAYVGVMAQEVERVKPEAVTRGNDGYLLVHYDKLGLKFRTYSDWLARGARIPAEVAP, encoded by the coding sequence ATGCTTCGCTGTGCCAGGACCGTGATCGCGCTTGCGCTGTTGATGGCCATCCCGTCCGTCGCCTCGGCGCAGACGGCCGACAAACCTGCTGCTCCAACCGCTCAGCCGCAAGCGGCAAGCCAGGCTCCGCCAAGCGCCGAGCTCCTGAAGCCCGAGCAGCTCGAAGCACTGGTGGCGCCGATCGCGCTCTATCCTGACGAGCTGCTGGCCAATGTGCTGGCCGCGTCGACCTATCCGCTGGAAGTGGTGCAGGCCGATCGCTGGCTCAAGGAACACAAGTCGCTGAAGGGCGATGCGCTCAAGACCGAGGTCGAGAAGCAGGCCTGGGACGACAGCGTCAAGGCGCTCGCCAGCACGGCGGACGTTCTGACGATGATGAGTGACAAGCTCGATTGGACCAAGAGCCTGGGTGATGCCGTGCTCGCGCAGCAGCCGGACGTGATGGATGCGATCCAGCGATTGCGCACCAAGGCCTATGACAACAAGAAGCTCGTTACGACCAAACAGCAGAAGGTCAGTGTTCAGACGCAGGAAAACAAGCAGGTGGTCGTCATCGAGCCGGCCGAGCCGGGAACGATGTACGTGCCGTACTACGAGCCGGCCACCGTTTACGGGGCCTGGCCCTACGCGGACTACCCACCTTATTACTTCGGGTATCCGTCCTATATCGGCGCAGGCGTGATCGCGGGGGGGCTCGCTTTTGGGACCGCCTGGGCGATCGGACGCTGGGGCAATTACTGGGGCGGCGGCTGCAACTGGGGCAACCGCAACGTCTATGTCAATCACCGGACCACCAACATCGGAAATGGCTGGCAGCACAATCCGGCGCACCGCCAGGGCGTGCGTTACAACAACACCAATGTTCAGCAGCGTTTTGGCAACAACAATCTGAAGGCGGGCGCCGCGGACCGGATGGATTTTCGCGGCCGCGACGGCCAGCAGGTACTCAAGGATCGTCCGGGCGCCGGTGCCGCTGATCGTGCAGGAGATCGAGCGGGTGACCGCACCGGCGACCGCGCGGGTACGCGGGACCGGCCCGGTGGCGGCGATCGCGCCGGCGCTGCGGACCGCGCCAAGGGGAGTGCGAAGGGCGGAGGCGATCGAGCCAAGGGCGGTGGTGACCGCGCCAAGGCCGCCAACCGCGGCGGCGCTGGTGCCGGCAACCGCGCAGCGTCTGCCAATCGCGGTGGTGGAGGTAGCCGCGGCGGTGCCATGAACGTTTCCTCTGGCCGGGCGGCTGCAGCGGCCTCCGCCCGCGGGCGGTCGAGTATGGCGAGCATGCCCCGCGGTGGCGGTGGGGCGAGCTTCGCCGGGCGTGGCGGTGGCGGCATGTCTGCCGGAGGCGGCTTCCGAGGAGGCGGCGGCGGACGGGGAGGCGGCGGCGGCCGGCGCTCCGACATTGCGCTGAAGCACGATGTCGTCTTGCTCGGCTATCTCGCCAACGGCCTCGGCTATTACCGCTTCAGCTATCTCGGCAGCCACAAGGCCTATGTCGGTGTCATGGCGCAGGAGGTCGAACGCGTGAAGCCGGAGGCGGTGACCCGCGGCAACGACGGTTATCTGCTTGTCCACTACGACAAGCTCGGATTGAAATTCCGAACCTACAGCGATTGGCTCGCCCGTGGTGCGAGGATCCCTGCGGAGGTCGCGCCATGA
- a CDS encoding type II secretion system F family protein: MTFGLGLVALAVAAGSATSLLIIREIHIRTVDARVANAVMGGAGGATPFQDVTGWFSWLGTRYRRFYAEENLDQLRTILQSSGFNHRRALPTWIGVKAVAMFLCPIIAGCVAQLFAKSMTDVLVFTLMGVMVGILGPRLILAVLKRRFDAAIRVGTPDMIDLLVVCSEAGMGLESGLARVAQEMSETNPPMARVLHCLLDDLRILPNRSDAFDKLGTTSDGLRRFGTMVAQSLQYGTPVGQALRNIAVDLRRERITKLEERAHKLGAKLTIPMVLFLLPAMFVVLGGSPILHLVRSFASFGK; this comes from the coding sequence ATGACTTTTGGTCTCGGTCTGGTGGCCCTCGCAGTGGCAGCGGGGAGTGCGACCAGCCTGTTGATTATCCGCGAGATACACATTCGTACTGTGGATGCACGGGTGGCAAACGCAGTGATGGGCGGTGCTGGCGGGGCAACACCCTTCCAAGACGTGACCGGTTGGTTTTCATGGCTCGGCACGCGGTATCGCCGTTTCTACGCTGAGGAGAATCTGGATCAACTACGAACGATCCTTCAATCATCAGGTTTTAATCATCGTCGAGCGTTGCCGACCTGGATCGGTGTCAAAGCCGTCGCCATGTTCCTATGCCCAATCATCGCCGGGTGTGTCGCTCAGCTTTTCGCGAAGTCAATGACGGATGTACTGGTCTTCACACTCATGGGCGTGATGGTCGGAATCTTGGGGCCACGATTGATACTGGCGGTGCTGAAGCGGCGGTTTGATGCTGCCATTCGGGTGGGCACACCGGATATGATCGATTTGCTGGTCGTGTGCAGCGAAGCGGGAATGGGCCTGGAGAGCGGGCTCGCTCGCGTCGCGCAAGAAATGAGCGAGACCAATCCCCCTATGGCCCGGGTCCTACACTGCCTTCTTGATGATCTCCGGATACTGCCAAATCGCAGCGACGCATTCGATAAACTAGGAACTACATCGGATGGGCTTCGCCGATTCGGCACCATGGTCGCTCAAAGCCTGCAATACGGAACGCCGGTGGGCCAGGCTCTGCGGAATATCGCTGTCGACCTCCGGCGAGAACGCATTACCAAGCTTGAAGAAAGAGCACACAAGTTAGGCGCCAAGCTGACCATTCCGATGGTGCTGTTCCTGCTTCCAGCCATGTTCGTCGTTTTGGGAGGAAGTCCCATTCTGCACCTGGTGCGTTCGTTCGCCAGCTTCGGTAAATAG
- the cpaB gene encoding Flp pilus assembly protein CpaB, with the protein MSSALRLSIIIVLLLATAAFGLIAYNMNLPKQVPVAVTEQGPAPPSTVGYFVAARPLSRGTLARDEDFAVRSALPERLPAGAILETPDAKAGLTGSLVRKFVEAGSPITLQDVLRPRDRGFLASVLAPDSRAISIKVDEESGVSGLIRPGDHVDVLLTQVFEKADPARRALSEVVLGNVRVIAIDQEIVQGGRTVSSLAGKQAQTVSLELAPDQVKKITVAKQIGTISLAVRAAVEQWDTADTGAMSSCDVSPEIARQNAVAGRTAAVVIHTGGQVKQYSVRKDSGDGDAMVNCDGSEVSHRGATMVVQAGKLLEKR; encoded by the coding sequence ATGTCATCCGCGTTGCGTCTCTCGATCATCATAGTTCTGTTGCTGGCAACCGCCGCGTTCGGGCTTATTGCCTACAACATGAACCTGCCGAAACAGGTTCCGGTAGCGGTCACGGAGCAGGGGCCGGCGCCTCCTTCGACTGTCGGGTACTTTGTTGCGGCACGTCCGCTATCGAGAGGTACATTGGCCCGCGATGAAGATTTCGCTGTGCGGTCGGCGCTGCCTGAACGTCTTCCAGCCGGGGCGATTCTCGAAACGCCCGACGCGAAGGCCGGACTTACCGGCTCTCTGGTTCGCAAATTCGTCGAGGCCGGCAGTCCAATTACCCTGCAGGACGTGCTGCGGCCGCGAGATCGCGGTTTCCTGGCCAGCGTCTTGGCCCCGGACAGCCGGGCAATCAGCATCAAGGTTGACGAGGAGTCGGGCGTCTCGGGGCTGATCAGGCCCGGTGATCATGTCGATGTCTTGTTGACCCAGGTGTTCGAGAAGGCAGACCCCGCGCGTCGGGCCCTGAGCGAAGTCGTTCTGGGCAACGTTCGAGTCATTGCGATTGACCAGGAGATTGTGCAAGGCGGGCGAACCGTTAGCTCTTTGGCCGGCAAGCAAGCGCAAACAGTGTCGTTGGAGCTTGCGCCAGACCAGGTCAAGAAGATCACAGTCGCAAAGCAGATCGGAACGATCTCGCTGGCCGTACGGGCAGCAGTCGAGCAGTGGGATACGGCGGACACTGGCGCCATGTCCAGCTGCGATGTGTCGCCGGAAATTGCTCGCCAGAATGCAGTTGCCGGCCGGACTGCTGCGGTAGTCATTCATACTGGCGGTCAGGTCAAGCAATACTCAGTCAGGAAGGACTCAGGCGACGGGGACGCTATGGTCAACTGCGATGGGTCGGAAGTTTCCCACCGGGGTGCGACGATGGTGGTGCAGGCAGGCAAGTTGCTGGAGAAACGTTGA
- a CDS encoding CpaF family protein — protein MKTFGRRDDDTPAPLPAVTPLPASTPSLPASAPRQAPSTHRPLMPASLRERVIEQIDPSVAATVSRDVLRRQIEEIIHGIANEERLELSGREQIQLADEIADDMTGYGPLRPLLLDQSINDIMVNGPSNVYVERSGRLERIAVRFRDNDHIASVAQKIAAQVGRRVDESSPMVDCRLLDGSRVNIILPPLAIHSPCISIRKFPSLRLDMAGLIENGSMTAAIGQLLEVAARSRLNVLVSGGTGSGKTTLLNAMSQYIDHSERIVTIEDAAELQLQQPHVVSLETRPPSLEGTGQVTQRDLLWNALRMRPDRIVVGEVRGAEAFDMLQAMNTGHDGSISTVHANSTRDALTRIENMVQMGQVNLPSRAIRTQIVAALDLIVQVERMRDGQRRIIQISEVIGLEGDVITTNDIAAFEYQDEDVHGRLSGTYRCNLATPKFKSRLVYYGLDGAWAEAMRQI, from the coding sequence ATGAAGACCTTCGGTAGGCGCGACGACGATACGCCAGCTCCTTTGCCTGCAGTGACGCCATTGCCTGCGTCGACGCCGAGCTTGCCTGCATCTGCGCCCAGGCAAGCGCCTTCGACTCACCGGCCCTTGATGCCAGCCTCGCTTCGCGAGCGAGTCATCGAGCAGATTGATCCGTCGGTTGCCGCAACGGTTTCGCGGGATGTCCTTCGGCGGCAGATCGAGGAAATCATTCATGGAATCGCCAACGAGGAACGACTTGAACTGTCGGGTCGCGAGCAGATTCAGCTAGCGGACGAGATTGCGGACGACATGACCGGCTATGGGCCGCTGCGTCCGCTTCTGCTCGATCAATCAATCAACGATATCATGGTGAACGGTCCGAGCAACGTCTACGTGGAGCGAAGCGGCAGGCTGGAACGAATTGCGGTGCGATTCCGCGACAATGATCACATCGCCTCCGTCGCTCAGAAGATTGCCGCGCAGGTTGGTCGGCGCGTCGACGAATCCAGCCCGATGGTGGATTGTCGCCTGCTGGATGGAAGCCGCGTCAACATCATCCTCCCGCCGCTGGCGATTCATAGTCCGTGCATCTCCATCCGAAAATTTCCAAGCCTTCGTTTGGATATGGCCGGATTGATCGAAAACGGCTCAATGACCGCGGCCATCGGACAATTGCTGGAGGTCGCCGCCCGGTCTCGGCTCAACGTTCTGGTCTCCGGCGGCACCGGATCCGGTAAGACGACGCTCTTGAATGCGATGAGTCAGTACATCGATCACAGCGAACGCATTGTCACGATCGAGGATGCGGCAGAATTGCAGCTTCAGCAGCCGCACGTGGTCAGCCTGGAGACCCGGCCTCCCAGTCTCGAAGGCACAGGGCAGGTGACACAGCGCGATCTCTTGTGGAATGCGCTGCGCATGCGTCCTGACCGGATCGTCGTGGGCGAGGTGCGCGGCGCGGAAGCATTTGACATGCTGCAGGCGATGAACACCGGCCATGATGGTTCCATCTCCACGGTGCATGCCAACAGCACCCGTGATGCCCTGACCCGCATCGAGAACATGGTGCAGATGGGGCAGGTTAATCTACCGTCGCGCGCCATTCGAACTCAGATCGTCGCGGCGCTGGATCTCATTGTGCAGGTCGAACGCATGCGGGACGGACAGCGCCGTATCATTCAGATCAGCGAGGTAATCGGGCTGGAGGGGGACGTGATCACCACCAATGACATCGCAGCCTTCGAGTACCAGGATGAGGATGTGCATGGGCGGTTATCGGGCACCTACAGGTGCAACCTTGCAACCCCGAAATTCAAAAGCCGTCTTGTCTATTACGGGCTGGATGGAGCTTGGGCCGAGGCGATGAGGCAAATATGA
- a CDS encoding A24 family peptidase has product MNWIAPTASLLQILLLLYVATIDVATRLIRNEICLVLAFLGIVTQLPNAIQIAESLIAAAILFLLLFVLYTRGGIGGGDVKLLTALAIGFPLTGVIQLLTVTALAGGILALVHLLMRLLPYPRLAPAGSSLMRRVYAVERWRHLRHAPLPYGVAVACGGIWTIFSRGL; this is encoded by the coding sequence ATGAATTGGATTGCTCCCACAGCCTCGCTTCTGCAAATCCTATTGTTGCTCTATGTCGCAACGATCGATGTCGCGACGCGCTTGATCCGAAACGAAATTTGTCTGGTGCTGGCGTTCCTCGGGATCGTCACTCAATTGCCCAACGCGATCCAAATTGCCGAGTCGCTGATAGCCGCCGCGATCCTCTTTCTGCTGCTGTTTGTCCTATACACGCGCGGTGGAATTGGCGGCGGCGACGTCAAGTTGCTGACTGCGTTGGCGATCGGCTTTCCGCTGACGGGCGTAATTCAGTTGCTGACCGTTACCGCATTGGCTGGCGGCATTCTCGCCCTGGTGCATCTGCTGATGCGCCTCCTGCCATATCCCAGGCTCGCGCCCGCCGGCTCGTCGCTCATGCGCCGCGTCTACGCGGTCGAGCGGTGGCGACACTTGCGACACGCACCGCTGCCTTACGGGGTGGCCGTAGCATGCGGTGGCATTTGGACCATTTTCAGTCGAGGACTTTGA
- a CDS encoding AAA family ATPase, producing MSVNIAVVSSPEEATSVLARNRIVCFVNDELSAAALRKGLEGSNISIRRGTIRNAIRMLETDTDISALVTDISGIDDPFAELERLAGVCPPDVRVVLIGESREITFYRELMELGLTEYLPKPITRDMVLDQLRPKLLGDVAHSQPDRGGHVISICGAQGGAGATSIAINLALQLAETTKAKVALLDLHLQAGETAVMLGVRPGPGLRIALENPMRADTLFLERAAIEVNERVCLISADEELDAQLDITEAGVRHVLGLLRQRFNYIVVDVPVPFPPSIHPVITLSRHVLVLLEAEVTGLRNAHALRAAVTNIAGKDRVFTLLNRADRPGGLPRAAIVKALGAEPDMVVPDLGKGMTQAVNLGIPALKHVSALRRHLAPIVREITGLGAERKGRLRRLLGL from the coding sequence ATGAGCGTTAACATTGCAGTCGTCAGTTCGCCTGAAGAAGCTACATCTGTTCTAGCTCGCAACCGGATCGTCTGTTTTGTAAATGACGAGCTTAGTGCTGCGGCTCTGCGCAAGGGCCTCGAAGGCAGCAACATATCGATCAGGCGTGGCACGATCCGTAACGCCATACGGATGCTCGAAACCGACACGGATATATCCGCGTTGGTGACGGACATCAGCGGCATCGATGACCCATTTGCCGAGCTGGAAAGGCTGGCCGGCGTCTGTCCACCCGACGTCCGGGTGGTTCTGATCGGTGAGAGCAGGGAGATCACATTCTATCGCGAGCTCATGGAACTCGGCCTGACCGAGTATCTGCCGAAGCCGATTACGCGGGATATGGTACTGGACCAGCTGCGCCCAAAGCTGCTTGGCGATGTGGCCCATAGTCAGCCTGATCGTGGCGGGCATGTGATCTCGATCTGCGGGGCGCAGGGCGGCGCCGGAGCGACGAGTATCGCCATCAACCTCGCCCTGCAGCTTGCCGAGACCACCAAGGCCAAGGTCGCGCTGCTCGACCTTCACCTACAAGCCGGCGAAACAGCCGTGATGTTGGGTGTACGGCCTGGGCCAGGGCTCCGTATCGCCTTGGAGAACCCGATGCGGGCGGACACGTTGTTCCTCGAGCGCGCGGCAATTGAGGTCAACGAGCGGGTTTGCCTGATTTCCGCTGATGAGGAGCTGGATGCGCAGCTCGACATCACCGAAGCGGGCGTGAGGCACGTGCTCGGTCTGCTCCGCCAACGGTTCAATTACATCGTCGTCGATGTACCGGTCCCATTTCCGCCATCCATCCATCCGGTGATCACTCTTTCTCGTCACGTGCTGGTGCTACTGGAAGCCGAGGTGACCGGACTTCGCAACGCGCATGCACTGCGCGCCGCTGTCACCAACATCGCCGGCAAGGATCGGGTCTTCACTTTGCTTAACCGTGCCGATCGCCCCGGCGGCCTCCCCAGAGCCGCGATTGTCAAGGCCTTGGGGGCAGAACCAGACATGGTGGTACCCGATCTCGGGAAGGGGATGACTCAGGCGGTCAATCTCGGAATTCCCGCGCTCAAGCACGTATCAGCACTGCGGCGTCACCTCGCCCCGATTGTAAGGGAGATCACGGGGCTCGGCGCCGAGCGGAAGGGACGGTTGAGGAGGCTTCTGGGACTATGA
- a CDS encoding sensor histidine kinase encodes MSGRIAMAPIKSSWPIIVARLSLCLLVWGAMVPAALAADRNEPKRLLLLHSFGRDFRPWSEYARSIKAEFEQQSSFALDIQEHTLLSARFNSPGPEAPFVDYLRSLYRASPPDLVMSLGAPAARFVQKYREQLFPDTPLVMTAVEQRLVNRGALTQNDVVIPVRNDFTAFFGSILQVLPETRTVAVVIGASPLEKFWLDEVKREAKPFEDRFELIWYADLSFEEILKRASTLPPHTVLFWQLMSVDGVGVAHEGDLALRRLHAVANGPIFSYQEAFFGRETVGGPMHSISESSKETVSAALRIFAGEKPGDIKIEPIGFAAPRYDWREMQRWGISESDLPTGSEVLFRERGLWERYRWQMAMIAAAFLVQAGLISGLLHERRRRRLADVESRQRLAELAHLSRYAAAGEMTTSIAHELNQPLGSILTNAETAELMLKSASPNLDELRAILADIRRDDQRASEVIRRLRSMLKKTPFEIRDIELNNTVRDVIGFVADVAKGRGVVLNYLPATAELRVRGDPIHLQQVVLNLVVNALDAMSEIQTGKREINVTTNVSGAWAEIRVGDTGAGIATDDLKSIFNPFFTTKPQGMGMGLAIARTIVEAHHGTISAANAPSGGTLFKIKLPIARQAFALQQHD; translated from the coding sequence ATGAGCGGGCGCATCGCTATGGCCCCGATCAAGTCAAGCTGGCCGATCATCGTTGCACGTCTCAGTCTGTGTTTGCTGGTCTGGGGCGCAATGGTGCCGGCGGCCCTTGCCGCCGATCGCAACGAGCCAAAACGGCTCCTGCTGCTCCATTCCTTCGGCCGGGATTTTCGTCCTTGGAGCGAATATGCCCGGAGCATCAAGGCCGAGTTCGAACAGCAATCCTCGTTTGCGCTGGACATCCAAGAGCACACGCTTCTCTCAGCGCGGTTCAACAGTCCCGGACCGGAGGCGCCGTTCGTCGATTATCTGCGCTCGCTTTACCGGGCCAGTCCGCCCGACCTCGTGATGAGCCTCGGAGCGCCGGCGGCGCGGTTCGTTCAGAAATATCGCGAGCAGCTCTTCCCGGATACACCGCTGGTGATGACGGCGGTCGAGCAGCGGCTGGTGAACCGGGGGGCACTGACCCAAAACGATGTCGTCATTCCGGTTCGCAACGACTTCACAGCATTCTTCGGCAGCATTCTTCAGGTGTTGCCGGAAACCCGGACCGTTGCCGTCGTCATTGGCGCCTCGCCGCTGGAGAAGTTCTGGCTCGACGAAGTCAAACGGGAGGCTAAGCCCTTCGAGGACCGGTTCGAATTAATCTGGTACGCAGACCTGTCGTTTGAGGAGATATTGAAGCGCGCCTCCACGCTGCCTCCACATACGGTGCTGTTCTGGCAACTGATGTCGGTCGATGGTGTCGGCGTCGCCCACGAAGGTGATCTAGCATTGCGCCGGCTGCACGCGGTCGCCAACGGGCCGATCTTCTCCTATCAGGAAGCATTTTTTGGCCGCGAGACCGTCGGCGGCCCGATGCACTCGATATCCGAGTCCAGCAAGGAGACTGTCAGCGCGGCGCTTCGCATCTTCGCGGGCGAAAAGCCGGGCGACATCAAGATCGAACCGATCGGATTTGCCGCGCCGAGATACGACTGGCGCGAGATGCAGCGTTGGGGCATCAGCGAGAGCGATTTGCCGACGGGAAGCGAGGTTCTATTTCGCGAGCGGGGGCTCTGGGAAAGATATCGTTGGCAAATGGCAATGATCGCAGCAGCGTTCCTAGTCCAGGCCGGGCTGATCAGCGGGCTACTCCACGAACGTCGCCGGCGCCGTCTGGCGGACGTCGAGTCGCGGCAGCGCCTGGCGGAGCTCGCGCATCTCAGCCGCTATGCGGCCGCCGGGGAGATGACGACCTCCATCGCGCACGAGCTGAACCAGCCGCTCGGCTCGATCCTGACCAACGCCGAGACGGCGGAGCTCATGCTGAAGAGCGCCTCGCCGAACCTCGATGAACTCAGAGCCATCCTGGCCGACATCAGGCGCGACGATCAGCGGGCAAGCGAAGTGATTCGACGGCTGCGCAGCATGCTGAAAAAAACGCCCTTTGAAATTCGAGACATTGAACTAAACAATACCGTGCGGGATGTCATCGGGTTCGTCGCAGATGTGGCCAAGGGACGCGGCGTCGTGTTGAACTACCTTCCGGCGACGGCCGAACTTCGTGTCCGGGGCGATCCGATTCACCTGCAACAGGTTGTTCTCAATCTCGTTGTCAACGCCTTGGACGCGATGTCCGAAATTCAGACAGGCAAACGCGAAATCAACGTAACGACGAACGTTTCCGGTGCTTGGGCGGAGATCCGGGTTGGCGACACCGGCGCCGGCATTGCGACGGATGATCTCAAGAGCATTTTCAATCCATTTTTCACCACCAAGCCGCAGGGCATGGGCATGGGCCTGGCCATAGCCCGCACCATCGTCGAGGCGCACCACGGCACGATTTCCGCCGCGAACGCGCCCTCCGGCGGGACGCTGTTCAAGATCAAGCTCCCGATCGCGCGCCAGGCTTTCGCGTTGCAGCAGCACGATTAG
- a CDS encoding type II secretion system F family protein, translated as MMPESVIVTVLALAMCAAATALWLDARERRIDRRLAVALPASHPANLLSIRRTETGSQTLFLHRLVNYSPEIPNIWHPAYVLVAGAFAGAATLYAISQLGYSILYGGIAAAIAAISVMRGLFGWQQRRVALQLFRQLPDAIQLVTSTVRSGLPVHEAFRALAREMPQPTAGQFAIVCNEVNLGRPPAEAVEGVYRRTQVAEYAMFAVTLAVQLKSGGSLAETLQNLGDTVRQRVALAARAKALAGEVIFSSRALTISPLIGGGVLYASNPQTVDLLFTDPVGNKLLAYAVASVLVGALVISWMVRRETQL; from the coding sequence ATGATGCCGGAGTCCGTGATCGTCACTGTTCTGGCGCTCGCGATGTGCGCAGCAGCCACTGCGTTGTGGCTCGACGCTCGGGAAAGGCGCATCGATCGCCGGCTGGCGGTTGCGCTGCCAGCCTCACATCCAGCCAACCTGCTGTCCATTCGCCGCACGGAGACCGGATCCCAGACTCTGTTCCTTCATCGGCTGGTCAATTACAGTCCCGAGATACCGAACATTTGGCATCCGGCCTATGTGTTGGTTGCCGGTGCGTTCGCAGGGGCAGCAACCCTCTATGCGATTAGCCAGCTTGGATATTCCATTCTCTACGGGGGAATTGCCGCTGCAATCGCAGCCATCAGCGTGATGCGAGGGCTGTTTGGATGGCAGCAACGTCGCGTCGCCCTTCAGCTTTTTCGACAGCTGCCTGATGCGATCCAGCTGGTGACGAGTACGGTTCGATCGGGTTTGCCTGTGCACGAAGCATTCCGCGCCCTCGCGCGCGAAATGCCGCAACCAACAGCTGGGCAGTTTGCCATCGTATGCAACGAGGTGAATCTGGGGAGACCTCCAGCGGAAGCTGTCGAAGGTGTCTATCGCCGAACGCAAGTGGCCGAGTATGCGATGTTTGCGGTGACACTTGCAGTCCAGTTGAAGTCAGGTGGCAGCTTGGCCGAAACCTTGCAGAACCTGGGCGACACTGTGAGGCAGCGTGTTGCGCTAGCTGCTCGCGCCAAGGCGCTGGCGGGAGAGGTGATCTTTTCCTCGCGAGCGCTGACAATCTCGCCCTTGATTGGAGGCGGGGTACTCTACGCGTCCAATCCACAAACAGTTGATCTCTTGTTCACCGATCCGGTTGGAAACAAGCTGCTCGCTTACGCGGTAGCCTCGGTGCTTGTCGGAGCCTTGGTGATAAGCTGGATGGTCAGAAGGGAAACACAACTATGA